The Nitrospirota bacterium DNA segment GCGTCCCGACGTCTGAAGCGATTTTGGAAATGGAAACGCCCTCGCAATACATTTCATTTTTTATATAATGAAAGTCATTCATATCACGAATTTAACACAAACGGATAACAAGGTGGCGGATTTCCTCAAGGGACGGGCTTCCGTGCCAGTTCAGGGCGTTCGCTTCGGGGGGAATAGGATCCCCCTTCCGCCCGCATCCCGCCAACAAAAATAAAATGACCAGAAACGCCGCCGTTTTTCCTAATTTTTTTTCTTTTAAAGAGTGTCTCAAAGAAAGTCTGCAGGTTGTTTAACGTCTTTTTCCCAGTTTTTCCAGCCTTTTGATCACCTGTGAGGTGGCCGTCCCTCCAATGACATTCCGTTTATTAATGGAAGAAGAAAGGCTGAGGTTCAAAATGTCTTTCTGAAAGAATTTAGAGAACGAGCGGTACTCTTTTAACGAAAGATCTTCAAGGTATTTCTCGTGTTCCATACAATAACGAACCAGTTTTCCAACCAATTCATGCGCTTTTCTAAAGGTCATTCCCTTCTCAACAAGGTAATCTGCGATATCGGTTGAAAGAAGATATCCTTTCTGCAACCCCTGAAGCATCCTTGGACGATTGACCTTTAGTTTTGATAAAAGTTCGGCATAAATCGATAAAACGTTCTTAACCAGGTCAATGGTTTCGAACAAGGGCTCTTTATCCTCCTGGAGGTCCCGATTATAAGCCAATGGAAGCCCCTTCATCATCGTCAGGGCGGAAAAAAGATTTCCATAGACCCGTCCGGTTTTTCCCCGAACCAGCTCCGGAATATCAGGATTTTTCTTTTGGGGCATCATACTGCTTCCCGTGCAAAACTCATCCGGAAGGTCGACAAATCCAAATTCCGTTGAGGACCATAAAATCAATTCCTCGCTTAAACGGGACAGATGCATCATCAGAACGGAGGCAAAGGAATGAAACTCAATCACGAAATCGCGATCGC contains these protein-coding regions:
- a CDS encoding lipoprotein produces the protein MRHSLKEKKLGKTAAFLVILFLLAGCGRKGDPIPPEANALNWHGSPSLEEIRHLVIRLC